TTTGTTTGGATGCCTTGGGAGATAACCGGGCAGCCCAGTATGTCCTCCAGACCAAACTGGGCACTGCAGGAGTGCAGGAAGATGGGGAGGATTTGCAGCCTTCCCAGCTGGATGCCGGTGCCATGGCGCTTCTGGCACAGATCTACTCACTGTTGGCGGAGGAAAAACTGTGCAGTCATGAAGCCATGGACAAAGCCTGCCAGGCTGCCGCCAAAGCCTGCAACGCCAGCAAGGAAACTCAGGGGGACACACTGAACAGCATCCCACCTGAGGACCAGGAAAAACATGGCTCTGCTATCAGCATGGGCCCAGGTGACAAATTTCAGACGCTGAGATCTGATGCGGGCCTAAGATTTCTCCAGACGGCCAGCCCAAACTACGTGGTGCGAAGCTCTCCAGTGCAGATTGGAGGCAACTCAGACCTTTCAGGCCCACGGACCTTGTGCTCCTTGGGGAGTCCCTCTTTTCCCAGTCGCTTTGAGATCAGTGCGTCGCCAACAGTTGTTTTTCACACCCAGCCTTCTTCCCACGAGCGtgtcccccagcccagccagctgTGCGAAGGGAGCACCAGCGGTGCTGGACAGCCTGACGGGGACAGACAGAGCCACGGCCTGCAGGAAACAAGTTGGGCCAGCAGACCCAACTCTCATCCCGGGCAGGACACAGGTGCCCAAGTCCCCCAACCAGAGAAGGTTCTGCAGGTCAGTTCATGTCGTCCAACTCTCCCTATTCCTGAAACGCAGCTGCCCGCAGTGGGTGCTCTGAACCAACCTGTCGAAAGTAGTGATGTTTCCAGCACAGTGGCAGCAGAACCTCATgcaccaaaagaaaacacagacaaaaagcaagatgaaaagCAGTTATCTACAGGTCTTCCTGACTCAAGAGCTACAGTGGATACTGGTCCTGCTCCCAAGTCCATGGAGGACTCCTGTGTTCCAGCAGGCATTCCTTCTAACTCCGCATCTGCTTCCATTTCAACctgttcccttcctcctcctacCTATTCCTTCTCCTCaacccttccccctcctcttcagGGAGCTCCTTCCACCTTATCATatccccctcccctccactcATCCCCCTCTCCAGCCTGgcctcctcctctccaaacTGTAAAACCAGTGCCCACATCAGAGCCAGATGGTGGAGAGACAAAGTTCTTCACTTTTGTTGTCCTGCATGCTAGTGAAGATGAGATTGTTGCCCATCGGGTCAAGGACCTGCTGGAGAACATGGGGGTTCCCAACGGTGCCACACTCTGTGAGGACTTCTTCATTGCCGGACGCAGCCATCTGACTTGCTTCCAGGATGCTATGGAAAACTCCGCTTTCATCATCCTTCTGCTGACCAAGAACTTCCCATGCGACCTGTGTATGTTTCAGACAAACACTGCTCTGATGGAGTCCATCCTGAAACCATCCAAGCGCGACTCAGTCATCCCTTTTGTGCCCAAGGAGAACCCCCTGGAACGGAGTCAGATCCCCAGCACACTCGGTGGGCTGATGCCCTTGGATGAGAACTCTCTTGGGTTCTCCAGGACAGTGCAGAACACCTTTACCACCAGCAGGATCAATGAGAGGAAAGCCATGTGGGACCtgatgcagagaaagaaactaCAGGTGTCTCAGGAACGGTATCGAACACTGCAGAACTTCGCTGCCCTGAGCCTTGGCTCCCTTGGCCAGATGCCTCCATCAGCAACACGGCCGCAGCTGCTGGAGCAATCGCCCCAACAGTGGTGCCCCCCCGCTTCGACTGTCCCTCCTGCCACATACCCACCTCCCCCGGCAGGTCACCCCATGCCTGCTCAGATGGGTCCCCCTCCTTTGCAACCACTTCATCTCCCATCAGGCCAGTACAACATGATGCCAGGTCCGGGAGGCATCCCGCCCCTCATCATTCAACATGCTCGAATGGTTCAGATTGGGAACCACAACATGATGCAGGTAGAAACTGTCACACCAGGTCCCCAGGACAGTGAGGAAGAAACCAGGTAGAATGCTTGATCAGAGATGCAGCAGGTCAGCCAAGGCCAGAGACACTCACACTTAGTTTCAAACCCTAGATTATAGTGATTCTACTGGGACTGGGACTGTTCTTATTTCACTGTGGGTAAAAGGTGCCACTTTCCTGGAGCACAGGagaaaatttccttcttttttgttggACAAAAGAGACTGCAAGCTCCTGAGACTGTTttccttgtgcttattttcAAGTAACTGAGAAAActcttttcctgattttctgaGGCTACTG
This region of Gymnogyps californianus isolate 813 chromosome 24, ASM1813914v2, whole genome shotgun sequence genomic DNA includes:
- the TICAM1 gene encoding TIR domain-containing adapter molecule 1; translation: MAQSAKLQPSFEDLFNILSQIPQDKLLSLKYKLKHLISGPSSKLLQAMVLLTLGQEVDARICLDALGDNRAAQYVLQTKLGTAGVQEDGEDLQPSQLDAGAMALLAQIYSLLAEEKLCSHEAMDKACQAAAKACNASKETQGDTLNSIPPEDQEKHGSAISMGPGDKFQTLRSDAGLRFLQTASPNYVVRSSPVQIGGNSDLSGPRTLCSLGSPSFPSRFEISASPTVVFHTQPSSHERVPQPSQLCEGSTSGAGQPDGDRQSHGLQETSWASRPNSHPGQDTGAQVPQPEKVLQVSSCRPTLPIPETQLPAVGALNQPVESSDVSSTVAAEPHAPKENTDKKQDEKQLSTGLPDSRATVDTGPAPKSMEDSCVPAGIPSNSASASISTCSLPPPTYSFSSTLPPPLQGAPSTLSYPPPLHSSPSPAWPPPLQTVKPVPTSEPDGGETKFFTFVVLHASEDEIVAHRVKDLLENMGVPNGATLCEDFFIAGRSHLTCFQDAMENSAFIILLLTKNFPCDLCMFQTNTALMESILKPSKRDSVIPFVPKENPLERSQIPSTLGGLMPLDENSLGFSRTVQNTFTTSRINERKAMWDLMQRKKLQVSQERYRTLQNFAALSLGSLGQMPPSATRPQLLEQSPQQWCPPASTVPPATYPPPPAGHPMPAQMGPPPLQPLHLPSGQYNMMPGPGGIPPLIIQHARMVQIGNHNMMQVETVTPGPQDSEEETR